Below is a genomic region from Gadus macrocephalus chromosome 14, ASM3116895v1.
GCCAAGGTCTCCCGTGGAGACCACAGAACCGTCCTGGGGAACCAGCTGGGCGCTCAGATGGCTCACAGATTTCACATACAGCGCCATTTATTAGCGGGGGAACACCGCCCTCTACTGGTGCGATTCATCAACAAaagcagttgttttttttaaaaggcgACAAACCAACAGTGTTGGGGCGATGTTTGAGCTACACTGGCTGTGCTACAAGCTAACCGAGCAAAATGAGTGAGGCACAGAGGGTGCAATTAGCACCTAAAAACAGGGAAAGGGGGACACAGGCACTGAAATTAAACAACCACCAACAGAACcaaaaaacaaattctgtttgtGATTTGTTGTTGTCGCTTGCCATAGTTTAACTCTGTTTTCTTAACAACAGAGCTTGGCGTTCCATAAGATCTTAATGACAGGCTTTATACACCCATTTGTCGAAGCTCTTGAAAAATTTATACCGCACACATTCCTACAACCATTAAATCACGGCAAGTTGTAGGGGTCGGCCAGGAGTCAAACATCTGGATCAGGGAGAACGCAACACACGTTATCAGCAGAACCCAACGATGGAACCAGCAGAAACATCAGAACCAGCAGAACCCAACGATGGAACCATGGCCCTccaggggacccccccccccccggacggGCCCCTCAGACCGTCCCCCGGCGGCTGCCTTTCAGAACCCCCACCTTGCCGATCTTGCGGTGGTCTCGGTTCCGGGCCTCCTCCTGGAAGACCTCCCACTCCTTCAGCATCTTGGTGTCAGGGAAGGAGATGCCGTAGACCCTCTGGAGCGTCTCCATGTCCGCGCGGCCCTCCCAGTACGTGGCCGAGTtctggggggacgggggagaggcACTTTAACAAAGACTATCAGGGAtggatgacctttgacctccagaCAAGGGATGTCAAAGGTCATTGTGAGGATCTTCTATCGAAGGACGTATTGAAGTACAGAAGGTCCATTGGAGTGCTTCTACTCATGAGGATCAGATAATTAAGAAAAATGTATATTAAACAAATATGTAGAAAGAAAGAGTGAGGAGCGAATACAATGACTTGTAAACAAGGAATAAATAATTCCTTCTTTCGTCTACAAATGAGCCTACTCCTGGACTACTCCTCGTAGTCCAGGAGTGTGGACCACAGAGCTGGTAGGTTTACTATAAACCAGATCAAGTAAAACGAGGAAGGGAATGCCAATTGGAGCTCAAAAACTGTACCACATTTTTTCCGGTTTGTTTTTCGGCAAACACAAAGTACCGCTGTATGATTGCTTTGCAAATATTGCTTTTTAGAAAAGATTGCTTGGAAAGTGGGAGCCCCAAACTCACAAAGCTGAACAAGATTGCTGCGACATGCATTGTATAACAATGAAAACAAATCACACCACCGCTGGACAGGAACCACATAATCACTCCCAGGAGCGGCTCTATTCTAGGAACCGTTTCCCCACAGACCTTGTAGATCTTTAGGGCCTTGATCTTGCCGGTGTGCCTGACATGGGGCCCTCTGCATAGGTCAATCAGTGGCCCACATCTACAAGAGGAACACACAGAGGGTCAGAGCGCTGTGGCAGCGAGCTGGACGCGTGCGTCTGCGTTGGAGGTCCACCTGCCTGTAGACCGTGGTGGTGGGCGTGGTCACTTTCTCGTTGAGGATACGACACTTGAACTTGTTGTACTGCAAGAGAAAAGTGGTTTATTTTAGTCAATCGCTCTGGAGAATAGGCAATCACACACAGTAAAATACATACTCTAAAAACATCTCTCTGATGAAAAGTGTATTTGACAAAGTGCCGAGCACAAACGTGGCCAAAGAAAAGTACTGACAAGATGATTGTTCATCAGAAGCACAATTCAGAATCTGTAGTTTTGGAATACCCATTTTCAATTATTTGTGTAGTACATCTAATGTATACAATTGCTGCCAAGTATATTTAACGTATAATGGACAGCGAGCTGGTCATTATCGGCACAAGTTTGCGATAATGACTCCTCGTTAGCCTCTTATTAGCTGCTACGTACTACTAAGAAAAGAATAATTGGACCAAAAATAATTCATGTattcaaaaaaaaatccttattCCGATTCAGCGGTTTGCAAAAGCGTCGTTATCCACGGCCAGTTATTCATAGCAGCGGTCTGCTACACAGAAACAACATAACGCTGTGTGCCGTGactgaccaatcagaacagaGTATTCAACAAAGCTATCTCATAAGTATCACATCAATGGTTGAGCGTGTCTCTGGCCCACCATACACCCTGACCTGGGGGGCGTTCTCACCTTGAACATCTCCAGCAGCGTCTCTTTGCTGACCTCCAACCTCTCAAAGGGCTGCTTGTCCTTCACCACCGCCTTGCAGAGAGACTCCAGCGCTCCGAACTCTGTGCTGGACACGCCCCTGAGACCCCAACAGAACCAATCGTTAGAGAACTCTGTGCTGGACACGCCCCTGAGACCCCAACAGAACCAATCGTTAGAGAACTCTGTGCTGGACACGCCCCTGAGACCCCAACAGAACCAATCGTGAGAGAACTCTGTGCTGGACACGCCCCTGAGACCCCAACAGAACCAATCGTTAGAGAACTCTGTGCTGGACACGCCCCTGAGACCCCAACAGAACCAATCGTTAGAGAACTCTGTGCTGGACACGCCCCTGAGACCCCAACAGAACCAATCGTTAGAGAACTCTGTGCTGGACACGCCCCTGAGACCGCACACAGAACCATTGAAGCCTCAATGTCACGTCTCCTGCTGTCAACCACTACTACTTAAtgttattttcctttttgtCAACAATATCCGCAGATACTTTGTTTTCTTGAAAATATAAATCTTGAAATAAAGACTGAAATCCTACATCTAGGCTTACAGTAAAATGTGAAAAAGCTTGCTTGATATTCTACAATTAACAAGCATAAAACCTGTATTAATACAATAATTATACTTAAGTAATACCTTTAGTTTAATTCattgaaattgaattgaaaacTGAAGGTGAGTTCAAAGCCCAGACCCCAACAGAACCAATCGTGAGAGAACTCTGTGCTGGACACGCCCCTGAGACCCCAACAGAACCAATCGTTAGAGAACTCTGTGCTGGACACGCCCCTGAGACCCCAACAGAACCAATCGTTAGAGAACTCTGTGCTGGACACGCCCCTGAGACCCCAACAGAACCAATCGTTAGAGAACTCTGTGCTGGACACGCCCCTGAGACCGCACACAGAACCATTGAAGCCTCAATGTCACGTCTCCTGCTGTCAACCACTACTACTTAAtgttattttcctttttgtCAACAATATCCGCAGATACTTTGTTTTCTTGAAAATATAAATCTTGAAATAAAGACTGAAATCCTACATCTAGGCTTACAGTAAAATGTGAAAAAGCTTGCTTGATATTCTACAATTAACAAGCATAAAACCTGTATTAATACAATAATTATACTTAAGTAATACCTTTAGTTTAATTCattgaaattgaattgaaaacTGAAGGTGAGTTCAAAGCCCAGGGACACACATCTGTCTATCGAGGAATATGTCCTAATAAACAGGTACTCACGCCTGTCCGTCCATGAACATGTCGTAGTAGAAGCCGTTCTCGATGGGGGGTCCGTAGCAGAGGCAGCCCCCGTAGAAGCGCTCCATGGCCTCCCCAAGGATGTGGGCACTGGAGTGCCAATACACCTGCAGACCAGACCGACCGgatcagaccagaccagaccagacccaggGTAAGACCAGATCAGATCGTAGCCTAAAGCCATCCCGGGTCCACTATATTCTGTTCCTTCATGTATTCCCTCTATCATAAAATAGATTACATTACGGCTAATGGCACTAGGAATTGCATAACAATTTTGGTCAAAATGTAACAAAAaattacacaaataaataataacggTCCAAACATAAAGTGTGAACATGAAGTGTTAAGCATTTTTCATCACAACCTACATGAAGAACCCAGCCCGCTGCTGAATGTTAAAAACTAAAACTGTTCTTTGTGTGAAAGTCCAAAATAAGAAGCGTTATTTTCGTACTCCACTCAGACGGAGCGCAGCGTGCGACCGGTCTGCGCTTTAAACAACGACCAGTTATACGCTAACCTAGTGGTTACCCTGGGAACGGGTGACAACGGACACAGTGGATCGGCCTACCAGGAGACACCAGGCTCTTCAGCTCTCTCtgcgctcactcactcacactaacacactaacacaatcactcacacactcacacactaacacaatcactcacacactaacacaatcactcacacactcacacactaacacaatcactcacacactaacacactaacacaatcactcacacactaacacactcactcacacttgcTCAAACcaggggatcaaacccaggcCTCTATGGACCCAGAATGCCCCGGAGGTGGTGCTGTTCCCCCTCCCACGACCCGACACTCACCGCCTGGGCGTCTGGGCTGTCGAAGCGCAGGACCTCCAGGGAGCAGTCCGCCTCCAGGGGGCGGTCCAGGTCCCACAGCTCGCCGTTGACCCGGGAGATCACAGCGTTGTCCGCCAAGCCCTGACTGGGACACACTGACCGGGTTACACACCAGAGCCCAACGCAACACCAGAGACCCCCCTCATACCAGAGACCACTCTCATACCAGAGACCGCCTCCACACCAGAGACCCCCCCTCATACCAGAGACCACGACCACACCATTTCTCCATGTTTTAAGATTTATATTTCAACTGCTTGTTCATTTTCTCGTTTTGTAGCTTTCAGAATTTAAACTTGCTCATGTACTTGGGTACTTTTCTGAGTACCCCCTGCAGTACTCCgaagtacccctaggggtaggcgtacccccatttgagaaccactggcttGGAGCCCCGCTACTGTCCTCATAGATTCACTGACCTTGATCTTACatggcttgtttttttttaatgcagatcCCACACTATAAATAGCATCACATCACTGGCTACTCATTTAGGACCATGACAAACCGCAATCGAAATAACCTGCGTGGGTCAGCCTGGTTCCAGTCTTTGTGAGCTCATAGCCTAAAGCCTTTTTTACATTTGCTGTGCGTGAACCAAAACCGCCATAATGACATGTAGCGCGTGTCCCTCACTTCTGAGAACTGATAAAAACAGAGACTATAAACACCAAGGCCGTCATGAGGTTTCCTGAAcattggccactcaaagcgcattacaatactgcctaacaatcacccattcatgtaCACACCGATGGTGGAGTCAACCACACAGGGCAACAGCCGGCtcagtgagggtgaggcgtctcgctcagggacacctcctcactcagctaggaggagccggggatcgaaccagcaacctacCGGTTagcagccaacccgctctaccacctgagccacatgccgcccccccAAAGAAAAGGAGCCAGTCCGAGCAGCCGCTCACCTGACCCCGCAGGCCAGCTGGTAGGGGGTGCTGGCCCAGGCCACGCCCTCCACCTTGCGTCCGTCCGGCAGCGCCACGGTGATGGGGTGGGCATCGGCGGCACGCCGGGCCAGCAGGGTGTCGCTCTCCTTCTTCAGCCGCTCGTACATCGCCAGGCGCTCAGCGATGAAGGCGGGCGACGGGCTCAGCTGAGGACCGGGAATTGGAGAACCACgtcagcatcaacaacaaccacattACCACGATCCACTCGCTCACGTCTACTTGGTTCTACCACCTCTGAGGAGCACTGCACGGCTCTGGTTTATTGCAAAGGATTGTGGGTATTAGCCTTTACACTTATGTGCCAGTtttacattctcacacacaggcCACCTTAGTGGAAGGCTGCCCTAGCCCCTGAGCAAGGTCCTATTACCTTACAAGGGAGGTGATATCATGGACAGCATTTTAAGGATGTTCTCTAGACAAGTCCTCAGTGTGGTTGATAATAAGAGTCCCACTACACTGTTTTTTAAGAGCAAAACACACATGGtcctacatatacacacatatcaTGCAATGTTTTGCTAAAAGAAATTCGCTGGTAAGGAGATGAGGTTAGCCATGGTTAGGATGGAAGGTAGTGATAGAGGATGTGTATGGGGGCTGTACGGGATGGTCTAGTCACCTCTTTCAGACCTACAGCACCCTGGCCCTTGTCctgcttcttctccttcttcacctTTTCACTTGGCATTGCCTCGGAAGAAGAGGAGGTCACCTGAAACGAGCAGAGAAGGGGCCCATGTCAGCGGTCTGGAACCATACTATATTTACGGTCATGGTAAATTAATTTGCACAACAATAGATGAGTTGACACTGTGCGTCAGATCTATTCATGTTAGTGGAGTTGCGACACAGTGGTCCTTCAGTAGTTTCAGTACAGAGCTACTAATGTGCTTTCATATCATTAGAGATAGCACCAGTTCAGCCACGGCTGTTACGGCAGCTACCTGGGTCTTTGCGCGGCGGCTTGGTTCGGGTTTCTGGTTTTCCTTGGAGGTACTGGAGGTACCGGGGGTAACGGGGCCTCCTAACGGCTTCTTGCCCGCCGCCTCCAGTTGCCGCTCCGCCTGCAGACCTCTCCGGAGGTGCACCAGCCGGTACTTCAGCTTCTCGTTCTCCCCTCGCAGTCTCTCCAGCTCCGGCGTAACGACCGGAGCGCTGGAGACGTTCTTAGCCCCGATGAGTCCATCACGCAGATGAATGATCTCCTGGGTGAGACGCTGGATCTTATTCTCCTGGCAAGCCAAACGTGCTGCCATGCACTCCGCCATCTTTAAACTGCTGtcactgtgttatgtgtggagAATTGCGCCCCCACGCATGTGGTCAACGTGGTCCAGATATGACTCGGGGTTTAACCCTCTCTACCCCAAGCGCATCTTTAAAATGTGGGCAACGTGTTTTTATAACGTAATAGGATAATTTAACATTTTAAATGAACCTAATTGCACGCGTTTTGTCGTTTCTATAACCTCTGTTAAGCATCACTTGAATAATTAAAACGATATACATCGGTCTTCAGACAGTGTAGTAGCGGGAGGCCGGCGGTAGGGGTCAGCCTACTTTACGCTCAGCGGGTTTGAACGTCAGCTGACGTGCAGAGCAAACGTTGTTATGTTCCTGCAACACCGGGTGCTGCAGCTTTAGGACCACACGCACACGACCGCACACACAGGACCGCAGTGCTCGGGACGCGATTATACTTTTCCTTGGATGGTGAATGAATCTCATGAGTTACTCAAGAATAATTCATGAAAACCGGATGAAACATGCAGATAACCTCATACGTAAACTTAACCATTTCTAAAAAATACCTGAAATAACCATCATCAAAACCCTTAACTTAACCATCCCTAACTTAATACCGAAACGTAagcatctctaacctaatacatAACGTAAACGTAACCGTATAAACAGCTTAAATCtaaaatgtatgaatgtattgTTGACCTTCTCCTTCTGTTTGgagaaaacaataaaaaaaaataaaaaaaagcaggGACCGGGGAGTGCGGTCCTGCGGCTGCAGGGTCCCGATAGTGCGGTCCTGAAGTTGCAGCCTCCGGTACTGCAGGAACTGAGCAAAGGGCAGCAGAGCTCCTGGGCTCCAGTCATAATGTAGTGAGTACTGACAGCGTCGAAAACACCATCAACACAGTCCCACCAGTCCACAAGAACCAACAGGTAGGTCTTCACAGTAGATCGGTTTGAGTGAAAGCATGAGAGGCGGACGAGGAGCGCGACAGCTGTCGATCCATTACTTTTAAGGGGGCAGCGGGGGTCCTGCCAGCACGCCCTCGCTGTGTGTTTACAACTATCGATGAATGACATTAAAACAGCCACGCTGGAGATGATGTCCtcattatatatatagtataaagTAATGATAATACATGATACGtaggcctgcatgtgtgtgaaggCTTCTGTGTTGAATGACGTCAGGACGAGACGGAGATCATGCATGTAGCCTACTCATGAGTCATGTCTCCTCAGATCCCTCATCAGGGAGATCTAATGCAGTGGTGGCCATGGCTTCCCACTCGACCTTCGCCCCTCCTAAACTGGCGGACTACATCCTCACGGAGCGGCTGGGCAGCGGCACCTACGCCACGGTGTATAAAGCCTACAGCAAGGTGCGTGGCTCCGTATGGAGGAACAGACGTGGGGATATGGTGGAGATGATTATGGTT
It encodes:
- the tars3 gene encoding threonine--tRNA ligase 1, cytoplasmic, which codes for MAECMAARLACQENKIQRLTQEIIHLRDGLIGAKNVSSAPVVTPELERLRGENEKLKYRLVHLRRGLQAERQLEAAGKKPLGGPVTPGTSSTSKENQKPEPSRRAKTQVTSSSSEAMPSEKVKKEKKQDKGQGAVGLKELSPSPAFIAERLAMYERLKKESDTLLARRAADAHPITVALPDGRKVEGVAWASTPYQLACGVSQGLADNAVISRVNGELWDLDRPLEADCSLEVLRFDSPDAQAVYWHSSAHILGEAMERFYGGCLCYGPPIENGFYYDMFMDGQAGVSSTEFGALESLCKAVVKDKQPFERLEVSKETLLEMFKYNKFKCRILNEKVTTPTTTVYRCGPLIDLCRGPHVRHTGKIKALKIYKNSATYWEGRADMETLQRVYGISFPDTKMLKEWEVFQEEARNRDHRKIGKDQELFFFHDLSPGSCFFMPRGAFIYNTLTEFIRDEYWRRGFQEVSSPNIYNSKLWETSGHWQHYSDNMFSFPVEDDVFALKPMNCPGHCLMFNHRPRSWRELPLRLADFGVLHRNELSGALTGLTRVRRFQQDDAHIFCTMEQIESEMKGCLDFLRCVYDVFGFSFQLHLSTRPEKYLGDVAVWNQAEKQLENSLNEFGEPWKLNPGDGAFYGPKIDIQIKDAIGRYHQCATIQLDFQLPIRFNLNFVGKDGEDKARPVIIHRAILGSVERMIAILTENYAGKWPLWLSPRQVMFVPVNPTCEDYAKKTCKQFVEAGFMAEADLDSSCLLNKKIRNAQLAQYNFILVVGEKEKMTNSVNVRTRDNRVHGELPLSEVLARLTLLKQARCRNAEEEF